The following are encoded together in the Kribbella voronezhensis genome:
- a CDS encoding ABC transporter permease, translating into MMRLAVRTLRFRKNGFIATFVAVVFGTAIVMACGGLLETGIRSNVPPQRLAAADLVVTGKQTHLRPGAEDATPLTEQVDLDASLLPKIRSVAGVKDAIGSLTFPAPLLANGAGGQGHDWSSARLAPYKLQSGTAPARANEVVLDASTAAAVHAKVGSKVTLLAQGRPTPFVVRGIAQGPAGHTFFSNDEASRLSGRPGTYAAIGVLVAPGTDLKEVKKHLKAIGDVTVMSGVDRGSAEHPDAATFQTALISIAGSFGGIAAMTMMFVVASTLALSAQHREREFALLRGIGTTPGQVRRMILGEAMLVSLPAVVVGTVPGLWLGRFLFDRLAANGVASAAVEYRQGLIPFAAGAGAAVLAAIGAALIAARKSAKIRPVEALLEAGLQRKWFGWVRLVFGLLFTGGGLALVIVTVAVMTGPLAGATAGPAVLCWAIGIALLGPFWTKAVLAVLRWPLYAVSRVNGRLAILNVTARSVAMSAAVMPVMLAVGISTSNIYMQTTQVHASEKAFTKELRADAVLVSTAGGLDPALLGEVRKQPGVASASAYVTSTGVIDEPRNAPFDEDGAPLRGISAQGNDGAAPVKVTSGSLEGLAGTTVALPDYVASKIGRGVGSTIKMTLGDGAHVDLRVVATFAADRGYESIVLPAELLATHTTDRLAKQLLVRAKTGAEINGPLQALAARHPGVQVSDRDALIAGNSADLKTQAWVNYLLVGMLIAYTAVSIVNTLASATVRRRRELGLQRLTGSTRGQVLRMLTTESFLVALAGIILGTLVALATLIPFSATVSTSAVPSGPLWIYLVIIGVAATLTFSSILLPAVATLRTRPAEAAARAD; encoded by the coding sequence ATGATGCGACTGGCCGTACGCACCCTGAGATTCCGCAAGAACGGTTTCATCGCGACCTTCGTGGCCGTCGTCTTCGGTACCGCGATCGTGATGGCCTGCGGTGGTCTGCTGGAGACCGGCATCCGGTCGAACGTTCCGCCGCAGCGGCTGGCCGCTGCCGACCTGGTTGTCACCGGCAAGCAAACTCATCTCCGGCCCGGAGCCGAGGACGCCACCCCACTCACCGAGCAGGTCGACCTCGACGCCTCGTTGCTGCCCAAGATCCGGTCGGTGGCCGGAGTCAAGGACGCGATCGGCTCGCTGACCTTCCCGGCTCCGCTGCTGGCGAACGGTGCCGGCGGACAGGGCCACGACTGGTCGTCGGCCCGCTTGGCGCCGTACAAGCTGCAATCCGGTACTGCGCCAGCCCGCGCGAACGAGGTCGTTCTGGACGCTTCGACCGCCGCTGCCGTGCACGCCAAGGTGGGCAGCAAGGTCACCTTGCTGGCTCAGGGCCGGCCGACGCCGTTCGTAGTCCGGGGTATTGCGCAAGGGCCCGCTGGGCACACGTTCTTCTCCAACGACGAGGCGTCGCGGCTGTCCGGGCGACCGGGGACCTATGCGGCGATCGGCGTACTGGTTGCTCCAGGCACCGATCTGAAAGAGGTGAAGAAGCACCTGAAGGCCATCGGCGACGTCACCGTGATGAGCGGCGTCGACCGCGGATCGGCCGAGCATCCCGACGCGGCGACCTTCCAGACCGCGCTGATCTCGATCGCCGGGTCGTTCGGCGGGATCGCGGCGATGACGATGATGTTCGTGGTCGCCTCCACGCTGGCGCTGTCGGCACAGCACCGCGAGCGCGAATTCGCTCTGTTGCGCGGCATCGGTACGACGCCGGGCCAGGTCCGGCGGATGATTCTCGGTGAGGCGATGCTGGTGTCGCTGCCGGCCGTGGTGGTCGGGACGGTGCCGGGGTTGTGGCTCGGCCGGTTCCTGTTCGACCGGCTGGCGGCGAACGGGGTCGCCTCGGCGGCCGTCGAGTACCGCCAGGGCCTGATCCCGTTCGCGGCCGGTGCGGGCGCCGCGGTACTGGCTGCCATCGGTGCCGCTCTGATCGCCGCCCGCAAGTCCGCGAAGATCCGTCCGGTCGAGGCGTTGCTCGAAGCCGGCTTGCAGCGCAAGTGGTTCGGCTGGGTGCGGCTCGTGTTCGGGCTGCTGTTCACCGGTGGCGGTCTGGCGCTGGTGATCGTCACGGTGGCAGTGATGACCGGCCCACTCGCCGGTGCGACCGCCGGGCCGGCCGTCCTCTGCTGGGCGATCGGGATCGCGTTGCTCGGCCCGTTCTGGACCAAGGCGGTGCTGGCGGTCCTCCGCTGGCCCCTGTACGCCGTCAGCCGGGTGAACGGGCGGCTCGCGATCCTCAATGTCACGGCGCGATCGGTGGCGATGTCGGCCGCGGTGATGCCGGTGATGCTCGCGGTCGGGATCTCCACCTCGAACATCTACATGCAGACCACGCAGGTGCACGCGTCCGAGAAGGCGTTCACCAAGGAACTGCGGGCGGACGCGGTCCTGGTCTCCACCGCGGGCGGACTCGATCCCGCGCTGCTCGGTGAGGTTCGCAAACAGCCGGGGGTCGCGAGCGCTTCGGCGTACGTGACCAGCACCGGAGTCATCGACGAGCCGCGGAACGCACCCTTCGACGAGGACGGCGCACCGCTGCGAGGAATCAGTGCCCAGGGCAATGATGGTGCCGCGCCGGTGAAGGTCACCTCGGGATCGCTGGAAGGGCTGGCCGGTACGACGGTCGCGTTGCCCGACTACGTCGCCTCGAAGATCGGGCGAGGCGTCGGATCGACGATCAAGATGACCCTTGGCGACGGGGCGCACGTGGACCTGCGGGTCGTGGCGACCTTCGCGGCCGACCGCGGCTACGAGAGCATCGTGCTGCCGGCCGAGCTGCTGGCCACGCACACCACGGACCGGCTGGCCAAGCAGCTCTTGGTCCGGGCCAAGACCGGTGCCGAGATCAACGGTCCACTGCAAGCGCTCGCGGCCAGGCATCCCGGCGTACAGGTCTCCGATCGGGACGCCTTGATCGCCGGGAACAGCGCGGATCTCAAGACGCAGGCCTGGGTGAACTACCTGCTGGTCGGCATGCTGATCGCCTACACGGCCGTCTCGATCGTGAACACTCTCGCCTCGGCGACCGTGCGTCGTCGGCGCGAACTCGGTCTGCAACGTCTCACCGGCTCCACCCGTGGCCAGGTACTACGGATGCTCACCACCGAGAGCTTCCTGGTGGCCCTGGCCGGCATCATCCTCGGAACGCTGGTGGCGCTGGCAACGCTGATCCCCTTCAGCGCAACGGTTTCCACCTCGGCAGTGCCGAGTGGACCGCTGTGGATCTATCTGGTCATCATCGGCGTCGCCGCAACGCTCACCTTCTCCTCGATCCTGCTACCGGCGGTCGCCACCCTGCGCACCCGCCCGGCCGAAGCAGCCGCTCGCGCCGACTGA
- a CDS encoding phosphotransferase family protein — MSNKRQLDDAGLDKLLAEAGIDPATGVTAYEELSEGTFNTVYRILRPAGDLMLKLSPDPAAPVLSYEQGLIQTETEFYRAARGKVPVPEVVHAGDDFLLMTALPGTTWFSATEPLDRPRLRRDLGGLVAELHKITNGGFGYPQKGLVDSWDKAFLAMIDDILRDASHFDVELPCRAEQIRAKVLARREKLLGVQTASLIHFDLWDGNILVEDGRITGLIDGERAFWGDPTAEFVSLTLFSELDDDLLEGYGAPVDRELLALYRVYLYLIMVIEATPRGYDGPENEQRSRRVRRHLLRELDALS, encoded by the coding sequence ATGAGCAACAAGCGGCAACTCGACGACGCCGGACTGGACAAGCTCCTCGCCGAAGCCGGGATCGACCCGGCCACCGGCGTCACGGCGTACGAGGAATTGAGCGAGGGCACCTTCAACACCGTCTACCGGATCCTGCGGCCGGCCGGGGACCTGATGTTGAAGCTGTCCCCCGACCCCGCAGCGCCGGTTCTTTCCTATGAACAAGGCTTGATTCAGACCGAGACCGAGTTCTACCGAGCCGCCCGCGGCAAGGTCCCCGTACCGGAGGTCGTTCACGCCGGCGACGACTTCCTGCTGATGACCGCACTGCCCGGTACGACGTGGTTCTCGGCGACCGAACCGCTCGACCGTCCCCGCCTTCGCCGCGACCTCGGCGGCCTGGTCGCCGAGTTGCACAAGATCACCAACGGCGGATTCGGCTATCCGCAAAAGGGACTCGTCGACAGCTGGGACAAGGCGTTCCTGGCGATGATCGACGACATCCTCCGCGACGCCTCCCACTTCGACGTCGAGCTCCCCTGCCGCGCCGAGCAGATCCGCGCCAAGGTCTTGGCCCGCAGGGAAAAGCTCCTCGGCGTACAGACCGCCTCGCTGATCCATTTCGACCTGTGGGACGGCAACATCCTCGTCGAGGACGGCCGGATCACCGGGCTGATCGACGGCGAGCGGGCGTTCTGGGGTGACCCGACGGCCGAGTTCGTCTCGCTCACCTTGTTCAGCGAGCTGGACGACGACCTGCTCGAGGGATACGGCGCTCCGGTGGATCGAGAGCTGCTTGCGCTCTATCGCGTGTATCTCTACCTGATCATGGTGATCGAGGCGACACCCAGAGGCTACGACGGGCCGGAGAACGAGCAGAGGTCGCGCCGGGTCCGGCGTCACCTGCTGCGCGAGCTGGACGCTCTGTCGTAA
- a CDS encoding ABC transporter ATP-binding protein — protein MRRKQETTRTDDSVVLQDVRRVYGKGGNTLVALGGVSISFGRGTFTAVMGPSGSGKSTFLHCAAGLDRPTSGTVVIDDQPLADLNERQLTELRRERIGFVFQSFNLLPALTVWQNVTLPQELDGRRTNRAQVREVLDRVGLGDKHKNRPGELSGGQQQRVAIARALVARPAVIFADEPTGALDTQTAADVLELLREPVRTQGQTVVMVTHDPVAASYADQVVFLADGMLAGSLVAPTAEQVADRLTHLGARAAARLRAVVR, from the coding sequence ATGAGGCGCAAGCAAGAGACCACCAGGACCGATGATTCGGTCGTTCTGCAAGACGTCCGCCGGGTCTACGGCAAGGGCGGTAACACCCTCGTCGCGCTGGGCGGCGTCAGCATCAGCTTCGGCCGCGGGACGTTCACCGCGGTGATGGGCCCGTCCGGGTCCGGCAAGAGCACCTTCTTGCACTGCGCGGCCGGCCTCGACCGGCCGACGTCGGGCACCGTCGTCATCGACGACCAGCCGCTGGCCGACCTGAACGAGCGCCAGTTGACCGAACTCCGCCGCGAGCGGATCGGCTTCGTCTTCCAGTCGTTCAACCTGCTGCCGGCGTTGACCGTCTGGCAGAACGTCACGCTGCCGCAGGAACTCGACGGCCGCCGGACCAACCGTGCCCAGGTCCGCGAGGTCCTCGACCGGGTAGGCCTCGGTGACAAGCACAAGAACCGTCCCGGCGAACTGTCCGGTGGCCAGCAGCAACGCGTCGCCATCGCCCGCGCGCTGGTCGCCCGGCCCGCGGTGATCTTCGCCGACGAGCCGACCGGCGCGCTGGACACCCAGACCGCCGCGGACGTGCTCGAACTCCTCCGCGAGCCGGTCCGCACGCAGGGCCAGACCGTCGTGATGGTGACCCACGACCCGGTCGCCGCCTCGTACGCCGACCAGGTGGTCTTCCTCGCCGACGGGATGCTCGCGGGCAGCCTGGTCGCGCCGACGGCCGAGCAGGTCGCCGACCGGTTGACCCACCTCGGCGCGCGGGCCGCCGCGAGGCTGCGGGCGGTCGTCCGATGA
- a CDS encoding TetR/AcrR family transcriptional regulator, with protein sequence MPKVTVEHRAARYDQIVAAARRCAIEQGFHKTTMADVIRESGLSAGAVYGYFKSKDELVAAIADQALSTVDKLFENILASDQPLTPVAALEATLEHVVQIAEQPGGDVTRVALQAWAEAMHNDAIAGIAREKYALLRRKFVAVAERGQADGTIRADADPDYIGQVLFALVPGFLLQRLLLGDVSPRSFSIGLSALLK encoded by the coding sequence ATGCCGAAGGTCACCGTCGAACACCGCGCCGCCCGGTACGACCAGATCGTCGCCGCGGCCCGCCGGTGCGCGATCGAGCAGGGCTTCCACAAGACGACGATGGCCGACGTCATCCGCGAGTCCGGGCTGTCCGCCGGCGCCGTCTACGGCTACTTCAAGAGCAAGGACGAGTTGGTCGCGGCCATCGCCGACCAGGCACTCAGCACCGTCGACAAACTCTTCGAGAACATCCTCGCGAGCGACCAGCCCCTCACCCCCGTGGCCGCGCTGGAAGCAACCCTCGAGCACGTCGTCCAGATCGCGGAGCAACCCGGCGGCGACGTCACCAGAGTCGCCCTGCAGGCCTGGGCCGAGGCGATGCACAACGACGCGATCGCCGGCATCGCGCGGGAGAAGTACGCCCTGCTCCGCCGCAAGTTCGTCGCCGTCGCCGAGCGCGGCCAGGCCGACGGCACGATCAGGGCCGACGCGGACCCCGACTACATCGGCCAGGTGCTCTTCGCCCTCGTCCCCGGCTTCCTGCTCCAGCGCCTGCTGCTCGGCGACGTCTCGCCGCGCTCCTTCAGCATCGGTCTCAGCGCCCTGCTGAAGTGA